A genomic segment from Peribacillus sp. ACCC06369 encodes:
- a CDS encoding DinB family protein, whose product MKSIELIILNMEEVRRRNIKLWTSIPKDTLHWKPDDKAMSCLEMVRHVLDSEHYYHLSIKNQGSLPVYESPFEKQPLISVEAELNFAEPYRRDFLETIVSFSEDDLSNIKIDRSNVGYIRDLGDMLLRIAYHESVHTGQLLDYLRTAGVPRISVWD is encoded by the coding sequence ATGAAATCGATAGAACTAATCATCTTAAATATGGAAGAGGTTAGAAGAAGAAACATTAAACTATGGACTTCAATACCTAAAGACACACTCCATTGGAAACCAGACGACAAGGCAATGAGCTGTTTAGAAATGGTTAGACATGTCCTTGATAGTGAGCATTACTATCATTTATCTATTAAAAATCAAGGTAGCTTACCAGTTTACGAATCACCATTTGAAAAACAGCCACTTATCTCTGTAGAAGCGGAATTAAACTTTGCCGAACCTTACAGGCGTGATTTTTTGGAAACAATAGTATCCTTTAGCGAAGACGACTTATCCAATATTAAAATTGATCGCTCTAATGTAGGATATATCAGGGATTTAGGAGACATGTTGCTAAGAATCGCTTATCATGAGTCTGTACATACTGGTCAATTATTGGACTATTTAAGAACTGCTGGAGTTCCTAGAATTAGTGTTTGGGATTAA
- a CDS encoding GNAT family N-acetyltransferase, translating into MYFFRDWKPKKDIKKLTDITVKNFRVSSDKANEILQKSHKVLVICNDKGKVVGFLCYNLYLYKVAHINYVILDKKYRGKGILQSLLPELVAYVRKKGILVVSGFVNKNNPEALQKFKGLGFKPILIYHDDILIQSLI; encoded by the coding sequence ATGTATTTTTTTCGAGACTGGAAACCTAAAAAAGATATAAAGAAATTAACTGATATTACGGTAAAAAATTTTCGGGTTTCGTCCGATAAAGCGAATGAAATTTTGCAAAAGTCACACAAGGTACTTGTGATTTGTAATGATAAAGGTAAAGTAGTGGGGTTTCTTTGTTATAATCTTTATTTATATAAAGTTGCTCATATTAATTATGTAATCCTTGACAAGAAATATAGAGGAAAGGGAATTCTGCAATCCCTTTTACCAGAATTAGTAGCATATGTGAGAAAAAAAGGAATCCTTGTAGTGTCCGGTTTTGTGAACAAAAATAACCCTGAAGCATTGCAAAAGTTTAAAGGCCTTGGATTTAAACCGATTTTAATTTATCATGATGACATTCTAATTCAATCCCTGATTTAA
- a CDS encoding TIGR01777 family oxidoreductase has translation MLKKVVLAGGTGFVGQYFERHFRNLGYEVRIISRQTPHIGWEDKEGIRETIDNSDMLINLAGKTVNCRYNVKNKQEILDSRTDTTEVLGQAIEQCENPPSLWINSSTATIYRHAEDKPMTEEDGVIGSGFSVDVAKAWERSFFDFQLPKTRQIALRIAIVLGDGGVMTPYRNLVKFGLGGHQGSGNQKFSWIHIEDLFNIVLFLRKNEELSGVFNCSSPHPVTNRELMAHLRKIMNKKIGMPCPTPMLEMGAFFMGTETELILKSRWVIPERLEKEGYAFKFHHLEEALEQILRSTN, from the coding sequence ATGCTGAAGAAAGTGGTTTTAGCGGGCGGGACTGGTTTTGTCGGTCAATACTTTGAAAGGCATTTCAGGAATTTGGGGTATGAGGTAAGGATCATCTCCAGGCAAACCCCTCATATTGGCTGGGAAGATAAAGAAGGAATAAGGGAAACGATCGATAATTCGGATATGTTAATCAACTTAGCAGGAAAAACGGTCAATTGCCGCTATAATGTCAAGAATAAGCAAGAAATATTGGATTCACGAACTGATACGACTGAAGTGCTCGGACAGGCGATCGAACAATGTGAAAATCCACCTTCACTATGGATAAACTCAAGTACGGCAACGATATACAGGCATGCTGAAGATAAACCAATGACGGAAGAGGATGGTGTGATCGGTTCAGGCTTTTCCGTTGATGTAGCTAAAGCATGGGAGCGCTCATTTTTCGATTTCCAATTACCCAAGACGAGACAAATTGCTTTACGGATCGCCATTGTATTGGGCGATGGGGGAGTGATGACCCCTTATAGGAATTTGGTTAAATTCGGCCTGGGAGGCCATCAAGGATCAGGAAATCAGAAATTCAGTTGGATACATATAGAAGATTTATTTAATATTGTCCTTTTTTTGAGAAAGAATGAGGAATTGAGCGGGGTATTCAATTGTTCTTCACCGCATCCAGTTACAAATCGCGAATTAATGGCCCATTTGAGAAAAATCATGAATAAAAAGATAGGAATGCCATGCCCAACACCCATGCTTGAAATGGGGGCTTTCTTTATGGGGACCGAAACGGAATTGATATTAAAAAGCCGCTGGGTCATACCTGAGAGGTTGGAAAAGGAAGGGTATGCATTTAAATTCCATCATCTTGAAGAAGCACTTGAACAGATACTGAGGAGCACTAATTAA
- a CDS encoding LL-diaminopimelate aminotransferase — protein sequence MNMTPSEKVGRFTTGIFSELATRKQEAMKRGMDVIDLSVGSPDLPPPDFVVETLVKYAKDPNSYGYTLKGTPEFHEAVRYFYQQRYGVELDAEKEVLQLMGSQDGLAHLATAMINPGDYVLVPDPGYPIYEASVELAGGIIHPMPLTADNGFLPQLNEIPDEIVQKTKMMIISYPGNPVTSLADEVFFSEVISFAEKNEILVVHDFAYSELIFDNHPQISFMSIPGAKEVGIEFNSLSKTFNMAGCRIGYAVGNRDALNILGTLKSHIDYGVFYPIQKAAEMALTSNLSLLSDQVKEYESRRDALISGLADGGWHVPKTSATMFIWAQIPAGWKSRDFSYALIEKAGVTVVPGDAFGKQGEGYVRMALVQPVERLTEAAERIRWFLKGN from the coding sequence ATGAATATGACTCCATCTGAAAAAGTCGGAAGATTCACAACAGGGATATTTTCAGAGTTGGCTACCCGCAAGCAGGAAGCAATGAAAAGAGGGATGGATGTTATCGATTTGAGTGTAGGAAGTCCGGATTTACCACCGCCTGATTTTGTAGTGGAAACGCTTGTGAAATATGCGAAGGATCCAAATTCCTACGGGTATACGTTAAAAGGTACTCCTGAGTTCCATGAAGCAGTCCGTTATTTTTATCAGCAGCGGTATGGAGTGGAGCTGGATGCAGAAAAGGAAGTCCTTCAACTGATGGGATCCCAGGATGGACTTGCACACTTGGCAACGGCGATGATAAACCCGGGAGATTATGTGCTGGTGCCAGATCCGGGATATCCAATTTATGAAGCGAGTGTAGAGCTTGCCGGCGGAATCATTCATCCGATGCCGCTTACTGCCGATAACGGATTCCTCCCCCAGCTCAACGAAATTCCGGATGAAATAGTGCAAAAAACGAAAATGATGATCATCAGTTATCCAGGAAATCCTGTCACCTCCCTTGCTGATGAAGTTTTCTTTTCAGAAGTCATATCGTTTGCGGAAAAGAATGAAATCTTGGTGGTTCACGATTTTGCTTATTCTGAGTTGATTTTTGATAATCATCCACAAATTAGTTTTATGTCCATTCCGGGTGCCAAGGAAGTAGGAATTGAATTTAATTCACTTTCCAAAACATTTAATATGGCCGGATGCCGCATTGGGTATGCGGTCGGCAATCGCGATGCGCTGAACATTCTGGGAACTTTGAAATCACACATCGATTATGGGGTCTTTTATCCTATCCAAAAAGCTGCCGAAATGGCGCTTACTTCCAACCTTTCGCTGCTATCCGATCAGGTTAAGGAATACGAGTCCCGTCGAGATGCCTTGATATCAGGCCTTGCCGATGGGGGATGGCATGTCCCGAAAACCTCAGCCACGATGTTTATTTGGGCCCAAATTCCAGCTGGGTGGAAATCACGCGATTTTTCCTATGCATTGATCGAAAAAGCAGGGGTTACAGTCGTCCCCGGAGATGCTTTCGGGAAGCAGGGTGAAGGGTATGTCCGGATGGCTTTGGTCCAACCGGTTGAGAGATTGACGGAAGCTGCTGAACGGATTCGATGGTTTTTGAAGGGGAATTGA
- a CDS encoding GntR family transcriptional regulator, with translation MELPVHLSKESRVPIYHQIAGQVQAMIASGQLAPGAPLPSIRTLSKDLEISAITTRRAYQDLELEGFITTIQGKGTFVAKVEESLIRSVKIKSVQQAMEKSIESALQQNYTFEEIERIFAELIDELKMKKGGEG, from the coding sequence GTGGAGCTTCCGGTTCATTTATCAAAAGAATCAAGAGTCCCCATTTATCATCAGATAGCTGGTCAGGTTCAAGCCATGATAGCAAGTGGACAACTGGCTCCAGGTGCCCCCTTGCCTTCAATAAGAACGCTATCGAAGGATCTGGAAATCAGTGCAATTACCACTAGGAGAGCCTATCAGGATTTGGAACTGGAAGGTTTCATCACTACCATCCAGGGAAAAGGGACCTTCGTTGCAAAAGTGGAGGAAAGTCTCATTCGGAGTGTGAAAATCAAATCCGTCCAGCAAGCGATGGAGAAAAGCATTGAATCAGCACTTCAACAAAATTACACATTTGAAGAAATCGAGAGGATTTTTGCAGAACTGATTGACGAGCTTAAAATGAAAAAGGGAGGGGAAGGTTGA
- a CDS encoding ABC transporter ATP-binding protein has translation MTTSLEVLSVEKKIEDFLLGPINLTLESGTVTALVGNNGAGKSTLLKTIMQLARQDMGDIIVFGSNTNQDDESWKNKIAYQPQTLMGCDSFTGNELMVLFSKWYPTWDDTRFASMVKTFEIPMNKKYGKLSQGNQQKLLASLILSRNVQLLILDEPTAHMDIVSKRKYTDFLIEWMERGEKTIFISTHQMEDIRRLADYLIFINRGQMIGEFEKDKLAQQYKRFWMAEDLPPVSIPGEIERKGLRTVTSNSPIEAEAYFLKEGINWHAEEYLDLEEVVTYLLK, from the coding sequence ATGACGACATCACTTGAAGTTCTTTCCGTTGAAAAGAAAATCGAGGATTTCTTGTTAGGACCGATTAACCTTACGCTTGAATCGGGTACAGTTACGGCTTTGGTCGGGAATAATGGTGCAGGGAAAAGTACACTGCTGAAAACGATCATGCAGCTGGCGAGACAGGATATGGGTGATATTATCGTTTTTGGATCGAATACGAACCAAGATGATGAAAGTTGGAAAAATAAAATAGCTTACCAGCCTCAAACTCTGATGGGCTGTGACTCTTTTACGGGAAATGAATTAATGGTCTTATTCTCTAAATGGTATCCGACTTGGGATGATACTAGGTTTGCGAGTATGGTGAAAACCTTCGAGATACCTATGAATAAGAAGTATGGAAAATTATCACAGGGTAATCAACAGAAGTTACTAGCATCCTTGATTTTGTCCAGAAATGTCCAATTATTGATTCTGGATGAACCGACCGCACATATGGATATCGTCTCAAAACGGAAGTACACGGACTTTTTGATTGAGTGGATGGAAAGGGGAGAAAAGACGATATTTATTTCCACTCATCAAATGGAGGATATCCGCAGGCTTGCCGATTACCTCATATTTATAAACCGGGGGCAAATGATAGGTGAATTCGAAAAGGATAAATTGGCTCAGCAGTATAAACGGTTCTGGATGGCAGAGGATTTGCCGCCAGTATCCATTCCGGGGGAGATTGAGAGAAAAGGTTTGCGGACGGTGACTTCCAATTCGCCTATAGAGGCAGAAGCTTATTTTCTGAAGGAAGGAATCAACTGGCACGCTGAGGAGTATTTAGACCTTGAGGAGGTTGTTACTTACTTGTTAAAGTAA
- a CDS encoding phage holin: MINWRVRLKNPTFIFTVLLPGLLILAQMVAAFINNFITPIGFTITDDALNGALGIINFIALTFFGVGGVVDHTTKGISDSENARKYEEPK; encoded by the coding sequence ATGATCAACTGGAGAGTCCGTCTTAAGAACCCGACGTTTATATTCACGGTACTCCTTCCTGGGCTTTTAATATTGGCGCAGATGGTTGCCGCATTCATAAACAATTTCATTACTCCTATAGGCTTTACCATTACTGATGATGCATTGAACGGGGCTTTGGGCATCATTAACTTCATAGCGCTTACATTCTTTGGGGTCGGCGGTGTGGTCGATCATACCACGAAAGGCATAAGTGACAGTGAGAATGCTAGAAAATACGAGGAGCCTAAATAA
- a CDS encoding C40 family peptidase: MSYSLPVSKWLAAIVLIGALMAAFIFSPANASASINYGDEVAALAKKQVGSKYKYGGTTPKGFDASGLTQYVYKNAATEMKIPRTSAEQYKIGKALKQKDLKAGDLVFYATGKKGQVSFVGIYYGNGTFVGTTTKGVKVVKMSDKYWKEKYIGAKRVIK; encoded by the coding sequence ATGAGTTATAGTTTACCAGTTTCAAAATGGCTTGCAGCCATAGTATTAATTGGAGCATTGATGGCGGCATTCATATTCAGTCCGGCTAATGCTTCAGCCTCTATCAATTATGGTGATGAAGTTGCCGCTTTGGCAAAGAAGCAGGTGGGGAGCAAATATAAATATGGGGGGACGACACCAAAAGGATTTGATGCTAGCGGTCTTACCCAGTATGTATATAAAAATGCCGCGACAGAAATGAAGATTCCAAGAACGAGTGCCGAACAGTATAAAATAGGAAAGGCTTTGAAACAAAAAGACTTAAAAGCGGGTGATTTGGTCTTCTATGCCACCGGTAAGAAAGGGCAGGTCTCTTTTGTAGGAATCTATTATGGAAATGGTACATTTGTCGGGACCACCACCAAAGGGGTCAAGGTGGTCAAAATGAGTGATAAGTATTGGAAAGAAAAATATATAGGGGCAAAACGAGTCATTAAGTAA
- a CDS encoding GDYXXLXY domain-containing protein, which produces MNNPSFRPLFIFSIPVLILLVLAIPPVWTTMTGDVIKIKTAPVDPTDLFRGSYVALKYEIESVKPSQVDDSIKTEFNTRKMGDYKKVYVRLKQNSDGLYDVDYVTKEKPAKGVYLKGELEIPYELQNAETIQIRYGLDNYFASEEKAKEMEKDALANPSVAVVKVRNGNVVLTDIIIE; this is translated from the coding sequence ATGAATAATCCATCATTCCGTCCACTCTTCATATTTTCCATTCCAGTCTTGATTCTGTTAGTCTTGGCGATTCCTCCGGTCTGGACAACAATGACAGGAGATGTAATCAAAATCAAAACAGCCCCGGTTGATCCGACTGACTTATTTAGGGGAAGCTATGTGGCTTTGAAATACGAAATTGAATCCGTTAAACCATCCCAAGTCGATGACTCGATTAAAACCGAGTTCAATACAAGGAAGATGGGTGATTATAAAAAGGTATATGTACGTTTAAAACAAAACTCTGATGGACTATACGATGTTGATTACGTAACGAAAGAAAAACCCGCCAAAGGCGTTTACCTAAAAGGGGAATTGGAAATCCCATATGAGCTTCAAAATGCGGAAACCATACAGATCAGATACGGTCTGGACAATTATTTCGCATCCGAAGAAAAGGCAAAAGAGATGGAGAAGGACGCATTGGCCAATCCTTCAGTGGCCGTGGTAAAGGTCCGTAATGGCAATGTTGTTTTAACGGATATCATCATTGAATGA
- a CDS encoding DUF2157 domain-containing protein produces MANKEITKKQFEFLEHEFNYLEKEGVISQQEKVRMLGSYDIKGNLSFITILLSIGALLLGLGILTFVASNWIYLSKAVKFLLIIACLIGVNFAGVKVQVRFPKTSRSLHYAGILIFGAGIFLIEQMFNITINFNSSFLLWAIGTAFIGYYLKDVFILLFTSFLLFIYINGSIFADETSYPLAILIFLPALYILLKKFDYPKYLTFFINALAINTIALFLMEFVPKLDVENSNTIVLSILFVLGIVLAYIPVRAKLQNITHIQGHILHGITALFLTFDFSIWFPLAYFVFLLYLILKGSLTSIVIICALIFRYYIYSFDFLPKSLTFIIGGIMLIGFGFFFENQRKKGGELNE; encoded by the coding sequence TTGGCCAACAAAGAAATAACGAAAAAGCAATTCGAGTTTCTTGAACATGAATTTAATTACCTTGAAAAGGAAGGAGTCATCTCCCAGCAAGAGAAAGTGAGGATGTTAGGTTCCTATGATATAAAAGGTAATTTGAGCTTCATCACTATTCTATTATCCATTGGGGCACTTCTTTTAGGTTTAGGCATATTGACCTTCGTAGCCAGTAACTGGATCTATTTAAGTAAAGCGGTTAAATTCCTGCTTATCATTGCATGCCTCATCGGAGTGAATTTTGCTGGCGTGAAGGTGCAGGTACGCTTTCCCAAAACGTCACGAAGTCTGCATTATGCAGGTATTCTGATTTTTGGTGCAGGAATTTTTCTAATCGAGCAGATGTTTAATATTACCATCAATTTCAACAGTTCCTTTTTATTATGGGCGATTGGAACGGCATTCATTGGATACTATTTGAAGGATGTCTTCATCCTCCTTTTTACATCTTTCCTGCTTTTCATTTATATTAACGGAAGTATATTCGCTGATGAAACGTCTTATCCGCTTGCCATTCTTATATTTCTACCGGCTTTATACATTTTGTTAAAGAAATTCGATTACCCTAAATATCTGACCTTTTTCATTAACGCTTTAGCCATCAATACAATTGCCTTATTTCTTATGGAATTCGTGCCGAAGCTGGATGTTGAAAATTCGAATACGATTGTGCTTTCTATTCTGTTTGTACTGGGAATCGTGCTTGCCTATATTCCTGTAAGAGCCAAATTACAAAACATCACCCACATACAAGGGCATATCTTACATGGTATTACGGCACTCTTCCTAACCTTTGATTTTTCAATCTGGTTCCCTTTAGCTTATTTCGTTTTTCTGCTTTATCTCATTCTAAAAGGCAGTTTGACCAGCATCGTGATAATATGTGCACTGATTTTCAGATATTACATCTACTCCTTTGACTTCCTGCCAAAATCGCTTACATTCATTATCGGTGGAATCATGCTTATCGGTTTTGGCTTCTTCTTTGAAAATCAACGAAAAAAGGGAGGGGAACTCAATGAATAA
- a CDS encoding PadR family transcriptional regulator: MNVQFKKGVLELCVLALLDKQDRYGYELVQKISDQIEISEGSVYPLLRRLTKEEYFTTYLQESTEGPPRKYYKLTDKGRRYLQELLMEWNEFSNGVNQLIKEGVNQ; encoded by the coding sequence TTGAATGTACAATTTAAAAAGGGTGTCCTGGAACTGTGTGTCCTGGCCTTATTGGATAAGCAGGATCGTTATGGTTATGAACTTGTACAGAAGATTTCGGATCAAATTGAAATATCGGAAGGGTCGGTATATCCACTTTTGCGACGATTGACGAAGGAAGAGTATTTTACGACTTATTTGCAAGAATCAACAGAAGGGCCTCCGCGCAAGTATTATAAGTTAACCGACAAAGGCCGGAGATACCTTCAAGAGCTGCTGATGGAATGGAATGAATTTTCCAATGGGGTCAACCAATTAATCAAGGAAGGTGTGAACCAATGA
- a CDS encoding DUF1700 domain-containing protein, protein MNKEQFLKQLNASLTRLSLEEREDILQDYEEYFAIGMEKGKSEQEISTSLGNPKQISKELMASYHLGQVEQTTSAGNVMRAVWAVIGLGFFNLVIVLGPFIALVGVVIAGWTSAIAFILAPFGALFNLAIGNFQFFDLFFALGLSGIGIFIAMGMFVATSALTKGFIRYLKFNASLVKGGLKND, encoded by the coding sequence ATGAATAAAGAACAGTTTTTAAAACAATTGAATGCCTCTTTAACCAGACTTTCCTTAGAGGAACGGGAAGATATCCTCCAAGATTACGAAGAGTATTTCGCAATTGGAATGGAAAAAGGGAAGTCAGAGCAGGAAATCTCCACCTCCCTTGGGAATCCTAAACAGATTTCCAAGGAGCTGATGGCATCCTATCATCTTGGCCAGGTCGAACAAACGACTTCTGCCGGTAATGTAATGCGGGCAGTTTGGGCAGTCATTGGTTTGGGATTCTTTAATTTAGTGATCGTTTTGGGACCTTTTATAGCATTGGTTGGAGTTGTCATTGCAGGCTGGACTTCGGCGATAGCATTCATTCTTGCTCCGTTTGGCGCTCTTTTCAACCTTGCGATAGGTAACTTTCAGTTTTTCGACCTGTTCTTCGCATTGGGACTAAGCGGGATTGGCATTTTCATTGCCATGGGAATGTTTGTTGCTACGAGTGCTTTAACCAAAGGGTTCATTCGCTATTTAAAATTTAACGCTTCCCTTGTGAAAGGCGGTTTGAAAAATGATTAA
- a CDS encoding DUF4097 family beta strand repeat-containing protein → MINAKKLSIIALVLLLVGVIGSLFTFSQVMDQKATTEEKTISEIVTDVQIDTDNAVVEILPTKDKETRIELVSKGVNVSKLDFTADVEGKKLSVKLEDRSTFSFGFHIQSLHLKVFVPDKSYKSFVVESDNGKMQISGLKSENLMVESQNGRVELNDIVTEKVEVKSANGKLDLNNVEGKLVGSSNNGKITLVTKDLDRMIDLECNNGKIMIKTENEPTNTTFDVHVDNGKVDILGKHEGNTVIGKGENLVKLEANNGKIEITK, encoded by the coding sequence ATGATTAATGCTAAAAAATTATCGATTATTGCACTTGTATTGTTATTGGTCGGAGTGATAGGAAGTCTGTTTACGTTTTCCCAGGTTATGGACCAGAAGGCGACTACAGAGGAAAAAACGATTTCAGAAATCGTGACGGATGTTCAAATCGACACTGACAATGCAGTTGTAGAGATTCTTCCAACGAAGGATAAGGAGACCCGGATTGAGTTGGTTTCAAAAGGGGTGAATGTTTCCAAGTTGGATTTCACTGCAGATGTGGAAGGAAAGAAGCTTTCGGTAAAATTAGAAGACCGAAGTACCTTTAGCTTTGGTTTTCATATACAATCCTTACATTTAAAAGTATTTGTACCTGATAAATCTTATAAATCCTTTGTCGTCGAGTCTGATAATGGAAAAATGCAAATATCAGGATTGAAAAGTGAAAATCTAATGGTTGAATCTCAAAATGGCCGGGTTGAACTGAATGATATAGTAACCGAAAAAGTCGAAGTGAAATCTGCTAATGGGAAACTAGATCTTAATAATGTAGAGGGAAAACTGGTTGGGTCATCGAATAATGGTAAAATCACATTGGTCACGAAAGACTTGGATAGGATGATCGATCTCGAATGTAATAACGGTAAAATCATGATTAAAACGGAGAATGAACCAACAAATACAACTTTCGATGTTCATGTCGACAATGGGAAAGTAGATATCCTTGGTAAGCATGAGGGAAATACTGTCATTGGCAAAGGTGAAAACTTAGTGAAATTGGAAGCGAATAATGGGAAAATCGAGATAACGAAATAG
- a CDS encoding MFS transporter → MRETLVDERVRGSDKIWTRDFIMICLANMCIFMGFQMTMPTLPLFVEQLGGDDRLVGAVLGIFTFSALLVRPIAGRLLETKGRRIVFLIGLAIFALSVGSFGFMGSIGLLFMMRIVQGVGWGFSSTASGTIASDIIPAKRRGEGMGYYGLSGNLALAFGPSLGLFLVTVLPFQELFLICSLLGLFAIITASLIRYQKVESDPSTAVAAKRFDIYEKSALQPSLLIFFISVTFGGIATFLPLYTAEKGVDGIQWYFLVYAMALMVTRLFAGRLYDRRGHRAVFVPSTLLIMTGMLLLAWMPNEAVLYTAAVLYGFGFGSVQPALQAWSIEKTAPNRKAMANATYFSFFDLGVGIGAIVFGQIGFLFGYRSIYITAAASIFISMIVYLCIIRSEDKVKSMERR, encoded by the coding sequence ATGAGGGAAACCTTAGTGGATGAACGGGTAAGAGGGTCTGATAAAATCTGGACACGTGATTTCATCATGATCTGTTTGGCAAATATGTGCATCTTCATGGGGTTTCAAATGACGATGCCGACCCTCCCGCTGTTTGTTGAGCAGCTTGGTGGTGACGACCGCCTGGTGGGGGCTGTTCTTGGAATCTTCACTTTTTCGGCCTTGCTTGTTCGGCCAATTGCCGGCAGATTATTGGAGACGAAGGGAAGACGCATCGTTTTTCTTATTGGGTTAGCCATTTTCGCATTGTCAGTGGGTTCCTTCGGTTTTATGGGGAGCATCGGCTTGTTATTCATGATGCGGATTGTACAGGGCGTCGGCTGGGGATTTTCTTCAACGGCTTCAGGAACGATTGCTTCCGATATCATCCCTGCGAAACGACGTGGTGAGGGGATGGGTTATTACGGATTATCGGGTAACTTAGCACTGGCATTCGGGCCATCATTAGGTCTTTTTCTAGTTACGGTCCTTCCGTTTCAAGAGTTGTTTCTGATTTGTTCATTATTAGGCTTGTTTGCCATCATTACTGCATCACTTATTCGATATCAAAAAGTGGAAAGTGATCCATCGACGGCAGTGGCAGCCAAAAGGTTTGATATATATGAAAAAAGTGCCCTTCAGCCATCTTTGCTCATTTTCTTCATTTCCGTTACATTTGGTGGAATTGCAACCTTCCTGCCCCTTTATACAGCGGAAAAAGGTGTAGATGGGATCCAGTGGTACTTTTTGGTATATGCAATGGCCCTCATGGTCACGAGATTATTTGCGGGCCGATTATATGACCGAAGGGGACATCGTGCAGTATTTGTGCCCTCAACATTACTCATCATGACTGGGATGCTACTGCTCGCGTGGATGCCTAATGAAGCAGTCCTTTACACCGCTGCAGTGCTTTATGGATTTGGATTCGGTTCTGTTCAGCCGGCGCTGCAGGCATGGTCGATTGAAAAGACGGCACCTAATCGGAAGGCGATGGCGAATGCAACATACTTTTCATTTTTCGATCTTGGAGTGGGTATAGGTGCTATCGTGTTCGGGCAGATAGGCTTCCTCTTCGGCTATAGAAGCATCTATATCACGGCAGCCGCCTCGATTTTCATTTCAATGATCGTTTATCTATGCATTATCAGGAGCGAGGATAAAGTAAAATCAATGGAAAGACGCTGA